Part of the Pantanalinema sp. genome is shown below.
ACAACGTGCGCGGCCGCCGTTACGAGCACTACCCCTTCCTCAAGCTCACGGCCGAAGCCTACCCTCGCCTGATCGTGACCCGCACCCTGGTCGAGGACGGCGCCCGCTACTTCGGCCCCTTCCTGAGCGCCAGCCACCTGGCGGCGGTGGTCGAGGCGCTGCAGCCGGCCTTCGGCCTGCGCTCGTGCGCGACCCTGCCGGCGCATTCCTGCCTGGAGTTCGACATCGGGCGCTGCCTCGGGCCCTGCACCGGCCGGGTGGACGCCCTTTACGCCGAGCGGGTGCGCTCGGCGGTGGACTTCGTGATGGGCGAGACCGGCGGGGTGATCGAGGGGCTCGAGCAAGAGATGCAGCGCGCGAGCGAGGCGTTCGCCTACGAGCGCGCCGCGCGCCTGCGCGATCGCATCCATGCCTTGAGGCGTCTGGTCGTTCACCAGCGCCGGATCGGGACCATGGACGAGCTGGACGCCCTGGTCGCCCTGCCCGGGGTCGCGTCCGGCTCGGCCCTCTTCCTGGCCATCCGCCGGGCGCGCTGGGTGGGGGAGCTTCGCCTGGACGCCGATGCCCTGCGCGCGCGCGGCGCCGTCGCTCGCGTGAGGGCCTTCCTGAAGGCTGCGTACCTCCAGCAGCCCGCGCCGAGCACGCGCATCGATCGCAGCGAGCTGGACGAGGTGCAGATCGTGGCGTCGTGGCTGTACCGAAAGCGCGCTCAGCCGGGCGTCTTCAAGATGGCGGCCGAGGCGA
Proteins encoded:
- a CDS encoding UvrB/UvrC motif-containing protein; its protein translation is MATGQGHRRMIERGPRGISVGPDALSTLPRCPGVYQFYAEDGELLYLGKSVNLHDRVRSYFHASGGHTPRTARLKHEARRIEAHPTGSELEALLLESRLIKHHQPRYNVRGRRYEHYPFLKLTAEAYPRLIVTRTLVEDGARYFGPFLSASHLAAVVEALQPAFGLRSCATLPAHSCLEFDIGRCLGPCTGRVDALYAERVRSAVDFVMGETGGVIEGLEQEMQRASEAFAYERAARLRDRIHALRRLVVHQRRIGTMDELDALVALPGVASGSALFLAIRRARWVGELRLDADALRARGAVARVRAFLKAAYLQQPAPSTRIDRSELDEVQIVASWLYRKRAQPGVFKMAAEAIAETARAAIAHARLPA